CGCTGCCCCTCGTCGACGATATCGTTGTGGGAGAAATCGCAACAGTTGACGAGTATGTGCTTCTAGGAGATGTCCTCATCAAGTGCTCCGATCGACTCGAGGTAGTCACGGACTTCGATGACGAACTGGCGGTACCGATCGAGGTCCTGCAAAGCGTTATAGACCACGTCGTGTTCGATGATGTTCCCGTAGGTGTGTGCAAGGACATTCCGGAACCGGGCACCTTGTGCCATTTCCTCAGCTGTCGAAGCAGAGAGTATACCAAGCTCTTCGAGAGCCCGCATTGACTGTGGATTACTCGCTGGAGGCGTTCCACGCTCGTGTTTGACAAGTTCCTCTCCAATATCGATCGCTGCCTCGGTCATCTTTACAAATCGGCGTTCAACGATATCCTGTGTATCTGAGTCAGCATGATATGCTTCGCGACTCAGCGTCTGTTTCCGAGCGAGAACGCCCAAACTGGTTTCAATCGTTTCGACAGCGTTGAGTATTCTATTGAGACCGTCAGTAGGAAAGGTCTCGTCTGTCATCGATCACGGGTCTCGCCATCAGTCGCTGTCACAGCAGACCCACTCAGATGTCGATCAATTCTGGCTACTGCTGCATCAAATCGTTCGCGCGGTGACTGAGTCTGCTTCTCAGTTGCGGTGAGTTGGCTTCGAACATCAGCCACATGTTCTGGGTCACCGATGAGAAGGACGCCGTGATCGAAGATCGTCTCTGCTAGCTCCAGTGACGTTGTCTGGAGATCAACGAGATCGACATCATCAGTCTCGAGCGCTTCGCTGAGATCAGCACTCAACCTGAGAAAGACCTCATTGTAGGCTGGATCACTCGGGCGGACAGTGTCGAATGCAACTGCGATATCGATGTCGCTTCGAGAGTGAGACTCCCCAGTTGCGTGAGAACCGAAGAGAATGGCTAGCTCTACCGGATGCTCCTGCAATACCTCCTGAAGAGTCTCGAGAGGAAGGGATTCATCGATAGCAGCGTTCTCACTGGTTCTCATTACGCAAAAATACGGCCTCATGGCACATAAACACTCAGGAGCAACTGTCTGCGTGCACTCGTTCTGTCTCGGTAACTTCGTATAGCTGTACTCTACCCGGTTTTCACGACGTGCTCCTCGAGATCACGCGTCCAGTAGGTAGCCGGCCCACCGGGACTACATCGCGCACACAGCTGTAGCGAGCCCTCGAGATGGCCGAGTTCGACGCGGAATCGCGTGAGGGCTGCAAGCGCGTCGACAACGAGCCCACAGCCGTCGCAGGCGTAGTGATCGCGCTTATCCGGATCTGGCCGTATCTGGATGGCACAGTCGACGCAGATCTGGTGACTGACTCGCTCGTCTTTTCCCCAAGTGTATGCAGTGCCAGTTTCCGTTCCGGGTGGTGCCTCACAGAACGAACACCCCGCGAGTGTCTGCTGTGTCACGACTCCTCCCCCGTGACGTCATCTCGAGCAGCCGTCCAGCCTTGATGGAAGACAGCAAGCTGGGTGCTCGAGTCAAAGGTGGTCCCACTTGGCTCGTGGACGAACACCCGCTTGCCAGGAACCGGCGTTACCACACCGTTATCGATGAGTTCCGTAACGAGCTGTCGGGCGGTTGTATCACCGATATCTGCTGTCACGACGCGAGTTGCATCCTGATCATGGGCAACGAGTCTAGCTTCGAACCGGCTGTAATCGTCTGCAGTGTCGTCAATCGGGTTTAGATCAGTCATTGGAAACCACATAAGGCACACTGTTGAACGCGCCTCATGCCTCACGGCGCCGATAAACTCGCTGCTAGGAGCACAGTCAAGTCGAAGATACTAGGTGGTGTGTACTGGAGTCAGTGACCTACGTCCAACAACAGGCTGGAGTACCGACGGATGGTGACTACCTCTTGCTGGTCCGTCGACCTGTTCGCAGTTGCCACGTCGGCTTCACCCGGAACGTATCTGGTTCCTCAACAGGATGGGGATGACTCTGATTCGTCGCCAGTGACGCGGGCCGTGCGAGGCGGTTGAGTAGTTCATCACGCACGTCCTGTCGGGGTATCGTCTGCTCGTGCCAGCCGAGCCGTTCGTCGTAATGGCGCTTTTTGAATCTCTCGCCGACCGTATCGGCTGCGATGTACTGCGTCAGTTTGATTCCCCAGATATTTGATGATCGATACTCGGCACCGACGTCTGCATGTGTGAGCTCAACGAGAACACACTCGACGAATGAAATGAGTGACTCTCGACTTCGGTCGTTCGGAATGCGTAACTCGAGGCCAGACCAGGGTGGTTCAGTGGGCTGTCGGTGGGCTGGTACTCGATCGATACCACGGTCTCGTGGGTGCTGTCGCTCAGAAGTCATTCGCTATCTCGGGGCAGTTTGATCGCCCCGCACCCCTCTCGGGGAGGACAAACACGCCATCACAGTCGCGACGGTACCGGTAGCTCGTTGCTCTGTTTCTTTATTTTGAACGGCTTACGGAACCCATGACAAGTACAGGGAAGGGGTAATTAGTATCTACCCGCCACAAGTTGCTGGAGGTAGAAAGCGCGATACTACTGTCGTTCAGTATCAGTGGTTTCCAATATTGAGTGCTCTGACGGCCTCAGCCGGGGTGACATCCCACGCGACGAGTCGGTCTGCAGCCAGTTGCCACGCATGGTTGGCAAGGTCGGGATCGACATCTTCAGTCTCGTAGCTGAACTCCGCTAAAGCAACCGCAATCAGGAGGTCCTCCTGTTGATTGGAGAGCATCGCTGTCGTTGGCTGCGGCTTTGGATAAAAAGAGTCGGGAGTTCTACCACAATCACGGATGCTTCGTTCGGTGACGTAGCTTCCAGTCTGCCGTTGACGGTTCTATTCTGCTGGGCGGAACACTCAAACGGCTCCTTTAACATGAACTGGTATGGACCGAGCGATCCTCGTAGTCTTCGTGACGCTCCTCGTCGTTCTTGCAGGATGTGCGGGCGGCACCGAAGGTGCCGAGGATGCGATCGACGACTCGCAGTCGGTTGGGGATGCTATCGACATCGTCGAGTTGAACGTTGCAGACGTATCGCCCGATGAGGAGTACATTGTCCTCCAGAACACTGCCGATGAGCCCGCTGATTTGTCCGGGTTTGAACTCCGAGACCGAGAGGGTGGACAGGTCGATGGCGGCCTCTCGCCGTTTTCGTTTCCAAGTGAGTTTATCCTCGAGTCCGGGGAGACTGTGAAGATAACGACCGGTGAAGGCGACTCAACGGAGACCGAACTGTACTGGGGGTACAACGTGAATATCTGGCGAGGCGATGGCGACGTGGTTCGGCTCGTCGACACCAGTGGCCAGGTCGTGCTCGAGCACGCCTACGGCGATATCGATCTCGATGAGTCTGAGTCGGACGGCGATGGAGAGGACAGCACCGGTGACGAGAGCGATGACGTCAACGAGCGTCCTGTTGACGGTGAGCTCGAGATTCACCACATCGACGTTGGGCAAGGCGATTCTACCCTTATCGTCACGCCAGCCAATGAGACAATTCTGATCGATACTGGCGACTGGCGCCAAGACGGCGATGAGGTCATCGCCTACCTCGACGCCCAGGGGATCGATCGGATCGACCACCTCGTCGCGACGCATGCCGATGCCGATCACATCGGTGGCCACGCCGCTGTGATCGAGCACTTCGAGACGACTGGTGAGGGTGTTGGGGCCGCGTACGATTCGGGTGTTCCATCGGATTCAGCGACCTATGAGAACTACCTCGATACCGTCGACGACCACGACGTCAATCTTCTCCTCGTCGAAAGCGGTGATGAGCTACCGATCGAGGGAAACGTCTCTGCCCAGGTAATGAACCCGCCTGCTGAGGACGCTGGGAGCGACGTTAACGATAATAGTGTGGTGCTGGCATTCGAGTTCGGCGACTTCCAGTATCTAGCGCCTGGCGATGTCGATACTGGCGTCGAGCAGCGGCTGGTCGACGAGTGGGGAAGCGATCTCGAGAGCGACGTCTACAAAGCCGGCCATCACGGCTCATCGACCTCCTCGAGTGACGCCTTCGTAGACGCCATCGCTCCTGAGACGGCCATCATCTCGAGTGCCTACGACTCACAGTACGGACATCCGAGTGACGAGGTTCTCGAACGGTTTGCCGATCGGGAGATCGAAACGTACTGGACAGGGGTCCACGGCAATATCGTAGTGCGAACTGATGGGACGTCGATCGCTGTCGAGACGAGTGAGTCGTTCTCGACGGACCCAGCGGATATCCTCGCGGAGACACCTGATTCCGACGACGAGACGAATGCACTGGTACCCCCTCCGCTTGTCGCAGGCAGTGTGGCCAGTGGGATTGATGGAGTTGTCGCTCCTACTATGGGGTGAGAGAGAGATGGATGGGACCTACACTGGTGTTGTCGATCGAATTGAAGACGGTGAGATTGCCGTCATCTTGCTCGAGGAGAACAAGCAGGTGATCGAGCAAGTGGATATCCCTGCTGATCGACTCCCAGAGCCCGCCCGAACGGACGGTGGCGTGCTGTCGGTGACGCTCGAGGATAGTGAGGTCGTGTCGATGGAGTACCGACCGGACGCAACGCGAGAGCGCCGTGAATCTGTTCAGGAGAAGTTGGATCGGTTGTCCGAGCGGTTATCCGATCGTGAGGAATGAGGAGACTGTTCGTTGACGAACAAAGAATCGAACGTGCTCAACGCCTCTCTGTACTTGCTGTACTGTTCATTCGAGGAGGTCACAGAACGGTTTACATAACCACTCTGCGCCTACCCGACGAACGGTAAGTACAGGAGTTCTGTGTAACAGACTTCCCTAGGAGTATGATGCGTTTGCGCTGGTCATCTATCGAGAGACAACGGTGTTTGCCACCCAACCTCCGACACGACCAAATCCTAGACCAAAGAGAGAGGCAACGCACACTATCATCCCACTGGCGAAGACGAAAAATACAACTCTAGGTAGCGGCCATGTCGCTGTCGTACCTACTGTCACTACGAATATAGTCAGAGCGATGATGCTAGCAATGAAACCAGTGCGGAGTCCAGCAGCATTCGGGTCTGATGAGCGGATTGTAGCGATGGCTCCTGCGATGAACGCTCCGAATATCATGATACCACCACCAATGCTCGCCTCCGAGTTCGGCAGCCAATTGAGAATGGCGGTGATAGGTAGCGAGGCTAGCGCACCGATGAGTGCAAATCGCCATGCTGCAGGGAGAGCGTGGACGCGAAGAGATGACACTATACTCACATCTAAGGGTTGCCAATGGCATAAATTTTTGTAGAGTTGTACGATGAGGGACCCAAGGACTAATCCAGCACTGTTACACTCGCAGACTTACTTACCGAATCGGATATCCGTATCATAGCTTACTCAGAATTGAAGAAACGATCCTTCCAACGATTGTTATTTGGAGCTATCGCCGAATAATCGTCCCCACAGAGAGGCTGTCTCTGAAGCGGTATCACAGTCGGATGTCGTCTCGGCTTGTTCTTCTCGAGTCTGCTTGATCTCGCGGTCACGCTCTGCAAGTTCGGTTTTGAGATCCTCGATCGTTGCCTCGAGACGATCGATACGCTCATTTTTCTGTTCGAGCGTAGTCTCGAGTTCGTCGACACGGTCGGTCAACAGTCGGTTCTTCTCGACCAGATACGCACGGTTCCTATTCCGTCCCGATTTGTCACGGCTGGCAGTGGCCGACGGCTCGCTCGTTCTAGGAACAGATTCGGTTGATGTCTCTCGAGTGTCCGGGTCGTAGAACTCGGAGGTACTCGAAATCGCTCGTTCGATGGTCTTCTCGCCGTACGTAGAGCCGTCTGCGTAGTGGACTTCGTCCCACTTGTCTCGAAGTAGTCCCGATTGGCGGAAGAGCCGATCCATCTGCTGGTGGTCACCGCCAGTCCAGAACGCCAGCAAACAGCACAGAGCCATGTCTGCTTCTGACTGACTCTCATAACCGGCAGTCGAACCACGCCATAACCGCTCGAACTTCTCACCGTTCGATGCGTTCTGCGCTCGCTCGAGCAGCTCCTCGTCATCGAGATCAACGTCAGTATCGGCTGCACTGCCCGTCGTTTCCGTCTCGTCGCTAGTGCGATGGTTCCCAGAGTCGTGCTCTGGATCCGGCTCAGAGTCTTGGACGTACTCACGATGGATCGCAACCAGCGCGTCCTGCCGACGTGCAACGCGAGGTGGTGTGTCCTCGAGGCGGTCGCAAGTCACGGTGAAAAACCGAGCAGTGTCATACAGTTCGATACTGCCACGGCGGTTCCGTCCATCTGGGAGTTCTCCCTTGATGAGTACATGGAACCCAGTACCCGACGGAGAGGTCTCCGTATAGGAATCAAGTCGTTCGATGATGTCCAGTGCTGTATCGTCGACGTCGCCGCTTTCGGGATCTCGACAGTCATCCAGATCCACGCCGACGATGGGATCGTCGTCGGTAAAGACGAATCCGATGCCATCGGCATTTCCTGTATCAGCGTACTCGAGGGCTGTCTCGAACGACGCCCATGTTTCGGGATCCGTCGATGACGCGAACGCACCACTCCCTGGCGTCACTGGTATCTTCGTCGGCTTCCCATCCCGAAGTTCTTCTTTCCAGCACACCCACTGGTCACGATTTCGCAAGTCTGCTGGGAGTACTGTTCTATCGAATGATGGTGTAGAACTCATTGGCAATACCCCCGAGGGGCACTTACTGAGTCCCTCGAACAAACTATATCAGAATATAGATAGAAATGTCGATTCTGTGTATGGTGTCTAAGCTCCCTGTCCCCGCATCGTTCTGCGGATGGAACCCAGTGTATACTAGTTGGTTTTGGGTGGTACTTTTGCGTGGACAGCGTTTCTGTCATGCGATTCTGCGTGGACAGGAGTGTCCATGCAGTTTTCGTGGGTAGCCGATCTGCGTGGACAGGTTCTGAGAGTGCTCCATATTGGCGGTATAAGAAGCTATCTCGGCTAATATCGCAAATCGAATGCCATCGGTCAATGAACTCTCCTGAGACGTGATTACAGTACTTCATATTTCTGATATTAGTCATTGGTCAAGGAGGGAGTACCCCTCTTGCGTCAGAGTCAGGCCGGTGTAGAACTGGACACGATCCCCGTCCACTCTGGAGCGATCAACGTCGAAGTCAACGACATCCTGTAACTTCCGAGTGAACCAGCCCTTGGTCGTCCCATCGATATTTTGCTGCTCAGTCCAGATATCGTACGCCTGAAACAGATCATCCTGTGATACTCTAGCACCCTCGATCTGCCTGAGATACGTTGCTGCAAACGCTTCCACACCGTCTCCGGTTGGATCGATCTCGCTCAACTCGTCCATCGTTGACGAATCAGAACCCGGTAACGCCGGCGGCGCGTTCTGATCATTGTCAGATATCGAGTTGTCAAATTGGGCAGACTCACCAGTCGGTCCAGTAGGCCACAACTCCTCACGACCTGGGTTTGTGGGGAGCCGATATGTCTCACCAGACTGGAAAACCAGTGGGTCGCCACCGGGTGGTAGAATCAACACGACATAACTGTCCCGTGAGTAGTCTGCATCTGGCAGGTCGACAGCAGGAATGAACGGTCGTTTAATCAGTGTCCAGTCCTGTTCAAACTCATCTTTCGAGTCGTATACATGGGTCTCTCCAGCCTGATAGACGGAATATTGGCCAGTTTCACGGTCATGGCTGTAATAGGCTGGAACGCTGTCTTTCGAGAGTACTCCGCCATCAGGGACACGAGCGAACTCCGTGTTCCCATCGGAAAGGACGCGCTCGCCGTTGTCGCGTATCCAGACGGTCTGATTTGTCTCGAATGTCCGTGGTCGAATCGCAGTGACACCGCCGTGAGCTGTCGCACCACCGCCGAAGGTCACAACCTCGTCGCAGTTATAGAACTGTTCAGTACCGTCCGTTCGCTCTCGGAACGGCGGCGAGAGGATATTCTCGACTCGTGACGCAACCTGTGTCTCAGATTCTCCAGGTCGAACAACGAAGATCGGAATGCGGTCTTCCTCGTGAGCGCGTTTGAGATTCTGCAGAACCTTCGCCGGTCGGTCGGGCGTTGTTGTCTCAGCCTCGATGTTAAACACCACATCGTGATCTGGGTGCGTGGCAACTGCATCAGGTTGCTCGCTCCCATCTTGCTCGAGGATCTCGACACTGAACCCGCGTTCAGTGAGCGCTACCTCAGTATCCAGAAGCACTTCATCGTGGCTAGTTCCACCAGCCGAGCCGCCAGTGCCCGTCTTGGGCCGGACCAACTCTTCACCCTCGTCGGTGAGCCGAGCGACGATCTCATCGTTCTGCAGATCGACCTCGATCAACTGCGAGGCATCACGCACGTCCGGCAGGTCTTCGTATGCATAGTCAATCTCGGGCTCAGTCTTCTCGAGGCGAGCCACGAGTTCCTCGTCAACAGCCGTGACCTCGACCCAGCCATTTGCCTCTTGCACACCCTCTCGAATTTGGACTGTGCGGAGAGCTTCTGCCATGGTCTCGTCCAGTATCTTCGTCGGATTGGCAGCCTCATTGGCGTCGCTGTAGATGAGGTTCTGGAGTATTTCCGCGTCCGTTAGCGGGTCAGTTCCGTAGCGCTCGAGGCTCTGTTCGATGATATCATCGACGTCGTCTGTCCCACGGAGAGGCGGATATGGCGGAAACGTCCGGATTAAGACCGGTTCGGAGTATCGCCCTCCAGAGAGAGGAATCCGCGTCCACACTTTGAACTGGTCGGTCGTGATGAGGTCTTCTGCGGTGTAGTCACGGAACCGTTTCATCAATAATTCCGCGTCATCACTGTCGTTGACCGAGAACGTGAGGAGGTTGTCACAGTTGTTCTGCATCGCTTTCAGTGTGTCCTCGTCAAACTGCGACGGATACTGCGAGGCAAGGGTCACGGAGAGCCGCATCGACCGGGCTCGAGCCAGCATTGACTCGATGTCGAGATTGTCACTGGCGATATCATCGAACTCGTCACAGAGGACGAAGTAGGGATCTGGCGTCGTATCCAACTCATACGATCGCCGCTGAATCGCACTCCAGAGATTCCGCATCACGCCGAGCGTGACCATCTTCTTGATATCCGTATTCTCGACGGGCGTTCGGACGATAACGATCCGGTCGTTGTCGATGATGTCTCGGAAATCGATCGTGCTCTCACGATGGGCAATGATCCGACGAATCACCGAATTCTCGACCCACGATTTGATCCGTTTCAGCAGTGGTCGAATCGTCTCCTCTTCCATCTTCGCAATCTCGAGGCAGAACTCCCTGATGTAGGGGTCCTCAACATCGAGCGCGAAGTCTTCGCGTCGCTCGGCGTTGAGCAACGTGAAGTACATATCGATGATCGAGAACGGCTTCTCCGATTTCATCATCGCTCGAGCCATTGACTCGGTGATCGCCTCCATGTTGATGCCCCAATAGTCGGAGGTGTCGAAGACAGCTTTCAGATTCTCGACCCGGCTTTCAATCTCGTTCTCGAGTTCCTCGCGCGTCTCACACTCGGGGACCTCGAGGAAATTGAGCCCGATCGTCTTCTCGTGGGTGGTCGAGCCGGGCTCGATCCAAACCACGTCCTTGAGACGATGTTTGGGGAGCATCCGGAGGAGCTCTCGAGAGTCACGGCCCTTCGGGTCGAAATACGTGAAGCCATAGCCGGAGTAGGCCCACTGGACCATCATATTCAGGAGTTCGGTCGTCTTTCCGTAGCCGGTCGTTCCAGCGATCCAGGTGTGCCGAAAGAGCGATTCGAAACGGAGCGGCGCCTCACGAAAGCCAGTCTGCGGATCCTCTGAATAGCCGATCCAGAGTGGAGCTGGTGCATTGTACATCCCCGCTTCGAACATTTCTCGAACGAAGGGGCCTGCAACTGTCCCCTCGTCGACTGTCTCCGTGATAACCTTCTTCCCACCAATACGAATCGTGTTCTGTTCTACGATATCGTATTGTTCACCGTGTTGTTGGTGGGTGGACGATTCAGCGGTCGTGTTTTCTTCCGGCTGTTCATCGCCTCCAGCAGTTTGCTCATCTTGTTGGTCGTCACTGGAAGCCTCGTCGCCGGATCCAAAGAAGCGATCAAGCACCATCAAATCCCTCCTGTTCTCGAGTTGGTTCTTCAAAACGGACTGGTGTCTCGTTCGGAACGCCAGGGGTCTGCTCATCTACCGATGATTCATCAGCTGCGTATCGACTCCCATCTGCTGGCAGCCGGTCACCACGCTGTGTGTACCGCCAGTCGATCTTTGGCGTCTCAATCTCCGCATTGGGGATGTGTGCGACGCCGGCGAGTTCGTCGACAGTCATAATCATGTGCCGGTCGATCCACTCACGGTCACACATCCGCTCGACGAACTGTCGAAGTCGCGTTGCGCGTTTTCGCTCTCGGCGATGCCAGACTGGATTGTCGTTCAGGCCCTGTTCAGTGATCGCGTTGTAGTACTTCCTGAACATCCCTGCGACGCCACGAGCGCGGGCCTCGGCTTCGGCCTGTTCGCTCGAGGCAGCGAGGACGCGAATGTTCACGTGGAACGCCTGTTGGCCGCGTTGCTGTTCGATGGTTTTCGCGGCCTGTTTGTCCTTCTCAGTCGGCGGTCGCGTACGAGGGTTAAGCCAGCCGACGGACGTCCCTTGTCGGAGTGCATGAGCGAGTTCGTCGACGCTATTGTGCTTGAACCGGTCGCCGTCGGTCCACGACTGTTTCGCCGGCCGGAAAACAACCTGCGTAACGACTGTACTCTCATCGAGCGACAGCATTTCACTCGTGATTTCGCCGTAGGGATCCGTCTCGAAGCCCTCGCTGTTGTGATGGCGGATCGGATAGTAGGGAATCTTCTCTATCTCGAGCCACGCGCCGGCGACGTACTCGTCAGCGTCGATAATGGGGAACGCATAGCCTTCCTCGACCGGGAAGACCTCGCTGTTGGCGTAGTTGTTCCCGACACGCCGGCGGAACTTGTCCGCAGCTGCCTCGGTGGCAGCGTGCATGTAGAACTTGATCTTCCCTTCGTCGAACCAGACCTCAAAGGAGTGGTGGTCGCTCGTATTCTTCCCGCGGAAGTTCGTCGTCACATCGTGGACTGACTGGAGGACTCCAGCCCCGTCCGCGATACCGTTGTTCTCTTTGTAGGGACGGATCCGAAGCAGCGTGCCTGGCGTATCCGCTTGCCGTTGGACAAACGAATCGTGCTCTCCGAAGTTGAGTTGCGTCGCCTCGTACTGTGGCGACGAACTCAGGATTGCCTTGATTTGGTTGAACCTAGTCATGGTTTTGGATGTCAGACTCCGTTTCAGCTGTGTCCTGTGCAGTAGCTGATTCCCCACCATCAGGCCGGACAGACGATTTCTCACTGTCTGTCTCGAGGGCATGTTCAACGATCACATCGAGAACATCCGATTTCGTGAGATCTGCCTCGAGAAGCCGACTGGCCGCGTCTGCGCTGAGATCGAGACGCGTTGCAAGCGCGTTGCGCTGGGCCTCGTTCTCGACGAACTCTTCGAAGGCGAGCAACTCTGCTGGCTCGTCACGAATCGCCTGCTTGATGAAGGCCTGATCCTCGGGCTCGTAGTCGATAACCCGTTTCTCGAAGTCGTCAGCGACGATATGCAGCGGGTACGTTCCGTGTTCCTCGACGCGAACGAGTGCCTGACTGTAGCCAAGGTCTTCGTTGCCGGCGTCGGCACCTCTGATGTACCGGCGCTGCTCTTCGGTTAGCCCGATCTTGTCGGCCGTCCGCTCATCCAGCTCGGGGAGTTTGTGGAGAACCTTGATCGGACACATGCCGATAATCTTCTCTGCCTGCTCAGTTTCGTAGAATTCCTGGGCCGTCTGCGAGAGTAACACCATCCGAAGCCCTGCGTGGCGTTGGTGCCGGAACGCCGTCTCGAGGAAGTCGAGGTTAGCTTGGTCCTCGAAGAGGTAGTGGGCTTCATCGATCGCGAGCTCGACGTTCCGGTGGGTGTTTTTCGCCTGCTGGTAGATCGTCGAGAGTAGCAGCTGCATCAGGAACGTCTGGCGATCGATTCCCGATGCACTGCCTTCGATCTGCCCGAGGTCGATATAGACGACCTTGTTATCGCCCTCGAGGATATCGATCTCAGAGTGATGAGAGAGGTTCTCGTAGGCCCCTCCCTCGCGGAATGGCTGGAACGCAATCGCAAGTTCGTCTGCATACTGTGCGGCACGCTCGCGCGCCGAATCTGACTCCGCGATATTGTGCTCGTCCGGATTTTCGGCGGTATCACAGAGAATTCGGTGAACGTCCTGCATCGTCGGTGAGTTTTCCGACGTATGCGTCGAGACGTCATCCTCGACGACGCCTGCTTGCCGGTAGGCTTCGTCGATGACATACGAGAGGACACCCGTCTCGGTTCCGAGTTCGATATCGCGAGCGTTGAGAAAGTTCTCGAGGATGGCGTAGACTTCGTCTTTTTTCGCCGACAGGGGAGAGATTCCCTCTCCAGAATCGAGGATATGCTGGGGAGTCTCGCGGATCTCGAGTGGGTTCAGCTTTGTGTCACCACCAACGGTGATCGTCTTCGCGTTCAGCGCGTCTGCGATTCCACGGAAGCCACCAACTGGGTCGACGAGAACGAGCATCGTGTCGTTGCGGCGTTTCATCATCCGAAGGTGGCGCATGATATCGCCAAACGTTTTCCCAGCACCAGGCATCCCGACGACGAGTTCGCTATGTCCTGTCTCGAGCGCCCATGGGTTGATCCGGATCGGAGAGCCGTTGTGGCCATGATAGCCGTATTCGATACCCTCGTCCATCATCAGGTAGTTCGACGAGAACGGAAACATCGCGCCGACGGCTTGGTTCGTCAGCGTCGACATACGATCACGGCCGAGTTCGTTCGCGCCAAGTGGCGACACGGTTGCGAGGCCACGTTCCTGCCAACGACTCGCGACCTTGAGCGTACAGTTCGCCGGCGCATCCTTGATGATCGACCGCAGGCGCGTCGTGTGATTGTCGAGTTCCTGTTCACTGTCAGCAGCAAGGCGAATGAACACACCACCGCGGTAGAACGACGCTTTGTTCGCGCGAACGAGCGATCGCATGTACTTCGCCTGATCGATGTCCTCCTGGAGATCCTCGGATTTGAGGCTGTTCGAGTCGTGTTGATTGATCTTCAAATCCGAGATCCAGTCCGCCATCATGTCCTGTGCAGATTGACTATCGAACGGATCGAGGTGGATGCTGATCTCGGTCTGCAACTCCGTGTCGAGCAACAATCGCTCGAGGAGGCCATCTGGCGGTTCCTCGGGGAACTGTTCGATCCAGAACGTGCGGACGTACGTCTCATCATTGATTACAGCGTAGGTCGTTTCCCAGTCGACCGTCGACGGCGCAATTACCGACTGATGCATCGTCGACGTATCTGGTAGGTGGTCATCAGTTCCATCTGATAAGTCGTTGATGGTGTCTTCACTACGATCGCTCAAGGGCGTATCTGACGGGCTGTCGTGCTCGGCAATCGCATCGAGGACGTCATCGGGATCAGGCGTCGCTGGAACGCCGTCGCTCATTCCATGCGAGACGACCGGGAACG
Above is a genomic segment from Natronorubrum aibiense containing:
- the hepT gene encoding type VII toxin-antitoxin system HepT family RNase toxin; its protein translation is MTDETFPTDGLNRILNAVETIETSLGVLARKQTLSREAYHADSDTQDIVERRFVKMTEAAIDIGEELVKHERGTPPASNPQSMRALEELGILSASTAEEMAQGARFRNVLAHTYGNIIEHDVVYNALQDLDRYRQFVIEVRDYLESIGALDEDIS
- the mntA gene encoding type VII toxin-antitoxin system MntA family adenylyltransferase antitoxin, which encodes MRTSENAAIDESLPLETLQEVLQEHPVELAILFGSHATGESHSRSDIDIAVAFDTVRPSDPAYNEVFLRLSADLSEALETDDVDLVDLQTTSLELAETIFDHGVLLIGDPEHVADVRSQLTATEKQTQSPRERFDAAVARIDRHLSGSAVTATDGETRDR
- a CDS encoding DUF7558 family protein; this encodes MTQQTLAGCSFCEAPPGTETGTAYTWGKDERVSHQICVDCAIQIRPDPDKRDHYACDGCGLVVDALAALTRFRVELGHLEGSLQLCARCSPGGPATYWTRDLEEHVVKTG
- a CDS encoding MBL fold metallo-hydrolase: MDRAILVVFVTLLVVLAGCAGGTEGAEDAIDDSQSVGDAIDIVELNVADVSPDEEYIVLQNTADEPADLSGFELRDREGGQVDGGLSPFSFPSEFILESGETVKITTGEGDSTETELYWGYNVNIWRGDGDVVRLVDTSGQVVLEHAYGDIDLDESESDGDGEDSTGDESDDVNERPVDGELEIHHIDVGQGDSTLIVTPANETILIDTGDWRQDGDEVIAYLDAQGIDRIDHLVATHADADHIGGHAAVIEHFETTGEGVGAAYDSGVPSDSATYENYLDTVDDHDVNLLLVESGDELPIEGNVSAQVMNPPAEDAGSDVNDNSVVLAFEFGDFQYLAPGDVDTGVEQRLVDEWGSDLESDVYKAGHHGSSTSSSDAFVDAIAPETAIISSAYDSQYGHPSDEVLERFADREIETYWTGVHGNIVVRTDGTSIAVETSESFSTDPADILAETPDSDDETNALVPPPLVAGSVASGIDGVVAPTMG
- a CDS encoding DUF3006 domain-containing protein; translated protein: MDGTYTGVVDRIEDGEIAVILLEENKQVIEQVDIPADRLPEPARTDGGVLSVTLEDSEVVSMEYRPDATRERRESVQEKLDRLSERLSDREE
- a CDS encoding DUF5518 domain-containing protein; amino-acid sequence: MSIVSSLRVHALPAAWRFALIGALASLPITAILNWLPNSEASIGGGIMIFGAFIAGAIATIRSSDPNAAGLRTGFIASIIALTIFVVTVGTTATWPLPRVVFFVFASGMIVCVASLFGLGFGRVGGWVANTVVSR
- a CDS encoding phage NrS-1 polymerase family protein, encoding MSSTPSFDRTVLPADLRNRDQWVCWKEELRDGKPTKIPVTPGSGAFASSTDPETWASFETALEYADTGNADGIGFVFTDDDPIVGVDLDDCRDPESGDVDDTALDIIERLDSYTETSPSGTGFHVLIKGELPDGRNRRGSIELYDTARFFTVTCDRLEDTPPRVARRQDALVAIHREYVQDSEPDPEHDSGNHRTSDETETTGSAADTDVDLDDEELLERAQNASNGEKFERLWRGSTAGYESQSEADMALCCLLAFWTGGDHQQMDRLFRQSGLLRDKWDEVHYADGSTYGEKTIERAISSTSEFYDPDTRETSTESVPRTSEPSATASRDKSGRNRNRAYLVEKNRLLTDRVDELETTLEQKNERIDRLEATIEDLKTELAERDREIKQTREEQAETTSDCDTASETASLWGRLFGDSSK